Proteins from a genomic interval of Streptomyces sp. SID8374:
- a CDS encoding AraC family transcriptional regulator, whose amino-acid sequence MAGADRTKEWARHWTYAELPDLDLLRARYVRHTFPRHSHEGYVFGAVTGGVEDVGLPGGMVHAVPGTVVMINPEVPHTARPGRPEGWTYDTLYPSSQVVNDIAADVTHLRGTVGFAETRVSDPYAARLITQVHRAAEEGNALAADSLLRVLVVRLLTRHGSSLPSVAPRAGSARDAERARRVLEGRMDAPPTLEALAAELGTSPFALLRAFKKEYGMPPHTWLTDARVRRARRLLDAGIAPAEAAAAVGFTDQPHLNRHFTRIVGVPPGAYQRERGVYRRGRDVS is encoded by the coding sequence ATGGCGGGAGCGGATCGGACGAAGGAGTGGGCGCGCCACTGGACGTACGCGGAGCTGCCCGACCTCGACCTCCTGCGCGCCCGGTACGTCCGCCACACCTTCCCCCGGCACAGCCACGAGGGGTACGTGTTCGGCGCGGTCACCGGAGGCGTGGAGGACGTGGGCCTGCCCGGCGGCATGGTGCACGCGGTCCCCGGCACCGTCGTGATGATCAACCCGGAGGTGCCGCACACCGCCCGTCCCGGACGGCCCGAGGGCTGGACGTACGACACGCTCTACCCCTCCTCCCAGGTCGTCAACGACATCGCGGCCGACGTGACGCACCTGCGCGGCACGGTGGGGTTCGCCGAGACACGGGTGAGCGACCCGTACGCCGCCCGGCTGATCACCCAGGTGCACCGGGCCGCCGAGGAGGGCAACGCGCTGGCCGCCGACAGCCTGCTGCGGGTCCTGGTCGTCCGCCTGCTCACCCGGCACGGCAGTTCCCTCCCCAGCGTGGCGCCCCGGGCCGGGAGCGCGCGGGACGCCGAACGCGCCCGCCGCGTGCTGGAGGGGCGGATGGACGCGCCGCCCACCCTGGAGGCGCTCGCCGCCGAGCTGGGCACCAGCCCGTTCGCGCTGCTGAGGGCCTTCAAGAAGGAGTACGGGATGCCGCCGCACACCTGGCTCACCGATGCCCGGGTGCGCAGGGCCCGACGGCTCCTCGACGCGGGCATCGCCCCCGCCGAGGCCGCGGCCGCCGTCGGCTTCACCGACCAGCCGCACCTCAACCGGCACTTCACCCGGATCGTGGGGGTCCCGCCCGGCGCATACCAGCGCGAGCGCGGCGTGTACCGGCGTGGACGCGACGTGTCCTAG
- a CDS encoding DEAD/DEAH box helicase translates to MTGSALDAFSPATRSWFAGAFSAPTAAQEGAWRAIGEGSDVLVVAPTGSGKTLAAFLASLDRLAAGPPPADAKKRCRVLYVSPLKALAVDVERNLRSPLTGIRQESVRLGLPEPEVRVGIRSGDTPPAERRSMVTRPPDILITTPESLFLMLTSSARDALAGVETVILDEVHAVAGTKRGAHLALSLERLDELLPRPARRIGLSATVRPVDEVARFLSPQRNVEIVQPPSTKEFDLSVVVPVEDLGELGGSPATDGDAAQAEKPSIWPHVEERIADLVQSHRSTIVFANSRRLAERLCNRLNEIAYERATGTAFDPDNPAPDLPEVAALPEAHAPAEVMAQSGAARGAPALLARAHHGSVSKEQRAQVEEDLKAGRLPAVVATSSLELGIDMGAVDLVVQVESPPSVASGLQRVGRAGHQVGAVSTGVVFPKYRGDLVQAAVVTERMREGAIEALRIPSNPLDVLAQQLVAMVALDSWQADDLLALVRRAAPFASLPESAFTAVLDMLAGRYPSDAFAELRPRVVWDRVGGTVTGRPGAQRLAVTSGGTIPDRGLFGVFLAGADPKKGGGRVGELDEEMVYESRVGDVFTLGTTSWRIEDITRDRVLVSPAPGVPGRLPFWKGDQLGRPLELGRALGAFLREIGGLAEEDARLRLLAAGLDAWAADNILAYLDEQRRACGHVPDDRTILVERFRDELGDWRVVVHSPFGAQVHAPWALALSARLGERYGMDAQVMHADDGIVLRLPDADMMGLDLLDFDAPPATTDAGSKEATPPAFSYDSEQPPVGATDVVFDQGEVQQIVTDQVGGSALFAARFRECAARALLLPRRSPGKRTPLWQQRQRASQLLQVASEFGSFPIVLEAVRECLQDVFDVPGLTELMGDLEARRVRLVEVTTQEPSPFARSLLFGYVAQFLYEGDSPLAERRAAALSLDSHLLAELLGQAELRELLDPEVLTELEQELQWLTEDRRIKDVEGVADLLRVLGPLTDAELAERGAEPSWAPELATTRRAIQVRIAGADHWAAIEDAGRLRDALGTALPVGVPEAFTEPVKDPLGDLLARFARTHGPFTAARAAERFGLGTAVTDGALQRLAASGRTVQGEFHPAGIGQEWCDATVLRRLRRRSLAALRQELEPVEPAALASFLPQWQHFGSHGLRGIDGLARAVEQLQGAPVPASALEKLILPSRVMGYTPAMLDELTTTGEVVWAGAGALPGKDGWLSLYPADSAPLLLPAPHPLELSALHESLLTTLSGGYGLFFRQIADQVRATTHPDCSDQQLADALWELAWSGRLTNDTLAPLRSLLGSGRTAGSTAHRARRNVPRGRYGSLTAAARPASRTGPPTVSGRWSLLPPREPEPTHRAHALARTLLDRHGVVTRGAVQAEGVEGGFSATYRILAAFEDSGQARRGYVVEGLGAAQFAMDGAVDRLRAAATARDRRDPGTAPRALVLAAADPANAYGAALPWPESPDAAGHKPGRKAGALVVLVDGELTLYMERGGKSLLAWPSDPESPALLAAAEALAASARAGALGTVTVERTNGVSALTSPLGRTLEAAGFLATPRGLRLRA, encoded by the coding sequence ATGACCGGCTCAGCTCTCGACGCCTTCTCGCCCGCGACCCGCAGCTGGTTCGCCGGTGCCTTCAGCGCGCCCACCGCCGCGCAGGAGGGTGCCTGGCGGGCCATCGGCGAGGGCAGCGATGTGCTGGTGGTCGCGCCGACCGGTTCCGGCAAGACGCTGGCCGCGTTCCTCGCCTCGCTGGACCGGCTGGCCGCCGGTCCGCCGCCCGCCGATGCGAAGAAGCGCTGCCGCGTGCTGTACGTGTCCCCGCTCAAGGCGCTCGCGGTCGACGTGGAGCGGAATCTGCGCTCCCCGCTGACCGGCATCCGCCAGGAGTCGGTGCGGCTCGGCCTGCCGGAGCCGGAGGTGCGGGTCGGCATCCGGTCCGGTGACACCCCGCCCGCCGAGCGGCGCTCCATGGTGACCCGGCCGCCGGACATCCTGATCACCACGCCCGAGTCGCTGTTCCTGATGCTCACGTCCTCCGCCCGGGACGCGCTCGCGGGCGTCGAGACGGTGATCCTCGACGAGGTGCACGCGGTCGCCGGTACGAAGCGCGGTGCCCATCTCGCGCTCTCCCTGGAGCGCCTGGACGAGCTGCTGCCCCGGCCCGCCCGCCGGATCGGGCTCTCCGCGACGGTCCGGCCGGTCGACGAGGTCGCCCGGTTCCTCTCACCGCAGCGCAACGTGGAGATCGTCCAGCCGCCGTCCACCAAGGAGTTCGACCTCTCGGTGGTGGTCCCGGTCGAGGATCTGGGCGAGCTGGGCGGGTCGCCCGCCACCGACGGGGACGCCGCCCAGGCGGAGAAGCCCTCGATCTGGCCGCACGTCGAGGAGCGCATCGCCGACCTGGTCCAGTCGCACCGCTCCACCATCGTCTTCGCCAACTCGCGCCGGCTGGCGGAGCGCCTGTGCAACCGGCTCAACGAGATCGCGTACGAGCGGGCCACGGGCACCGCCTTCGACCCGGACAACCCCGCCCCCGACCTGCCGGAAGTCGCCGCCCTGCCGGAGGCGCACGCCCCCGCCGAGGTCATGGCCCAGTCCGGCGCGGCCCGGGGCGCCCCCGCCCTGCTGGCCCGCGCCCACCACGGTTCGGTCTCCAAGGAGCAGCGCGCCCAGGTGGAGGAGGACCTGAAGGCGGGCAGGCTGCCCGCCGTGGTGGCCACCTCCAGCCTGGAGCTCGGCATCGACATGGGCGCGGTCGACCTGGTGGTCCAGGTCGAGTCCCCGCCCTCCGTCGCCTCCGGCCTCCAGCGGGTGGGCCGGGCCGGGCACCAGGTGGGCGCGGTCTCCACCGGCGTGGTCTTCCCGAAGTACCGCGGCGACCTCGTGCAGGCCGCCGTCGTCACCGAGCGGATGCGCGAAGGAGCGATCGAGGCGCTGCGCATCCCGTCCAACCCGCTGGACGTGCTGGCCCAGCAGCTGGTCGCCATGGTGGCCCTGGACAGCTGGCAGGCCGACGACCTGCTGGCCCTGGTCCGCCGGGCCGCCCCGTTCGCCTCGCTCCCCGAGTCGGCGTTCACGGCCGTCCTCGACATGCTCGCCGGGCGCTATCCCTCCGACGCCTTCGCGGAGCTGCGCCCCCGGGTCGTCTGGGACCGGGTCGGCGGTACGGTCACGGGCCGCCCCGGAGCGCAGCGGCTCGCCGTCACCTCGGGCGGCACCATTCCGGACCGGGGCCTCTTCGGCGTCTTCCTGGCCGGCGCGGACCCGAAGAAGGGCGGCGGCCGGGTCGGCGAGCTGGACGAGGAGATGGTCTACGAGTCCCGTGTCGGCGACGTCTTCACCCTGGGCACCACATCCTGGCGGATCGAGGACATCACCCGCGACCGGGTCCTCGTCTCCCCCGCCCCGGGCGTTCCGGGGAGGCTGCCGTTCTGGAAGGGCGACCAGCTGGGCCGCCCCCTGGAGCTGGGCCGCGCCCTCGGAGCGTTCCTCCGCGAGATCGGCGGGCTCGCCGAGGAGGACGCCCGCCTCCGGCTGCTCGCCGCCGGGCTGGACGCCTGGGCGGCGGACAACATCCTGGCCTATCTGGACGAGCAGCGCCGGGCCTGCGGCCATGTGCCGGACGACCGGACGATCCTGGTGGAGCGGTTCCGGGACGAGCTGGGCGACTGGCGGGTCGTCGTGCACTCCCCCTTCGGCGCCCAGGTGCACGCCCCCTGGGCGCTCGCGCTCTCGGCCCGCCTCGGTGAGCGGTACGGGATGGACGCCCAGGTCATGCACGCCGACGACGGGATCGTGCTGCGGCTCCCCGACGCGGACATGATGGGCCTGGACCTCCTCGACTTCGACGCCCCGCCCGCGACCACGGACGCGGGGAGCAAGGAAGCGACCCCGCCCGCCTTCTCGTACGACAGCGAACAGCCCCCGGTCGGCGCCACCGATGTCGTCTTCGACCAGGGCGAGGTGCAGCAGATCGTCACCGACCAGGTCGGCGGCTCCGCCCTGTTCGCCGCCCGCTTCCGTGAGTGCGCGGCCCGCGCGCTGCTGCTGCCCCGCCGCTCCCCCGGCAAGCGCACCCCGCTCTGGCAGCAGCGCCAGCGCGCCTCCCAGCTGCTCCAGGTGGCGTCCGAGTTCGGTTCGTTCCCGATCGTCCTCGAAGCCGTGCGCGAGTGCCTCCAGGACGTGTTCGACGTCCCCGGGCTCACCGAACTGATGGGTGACCTGGAGGCGCGCCGGGTCCGGCTGGTCGAGGTCACCACCCAGGAGCCCTCCCCGTTCGCCCGCTCCCTCCTCTTCGGCTACGTCGCCCAGTTCCTGTACGAGGGCGACTCGCCGCTGGCCGAGCGGCGGGCCGCCGCACTCTCGCTGGACTCCCACCTCCTGGCCGAGCTGCTGGGCCAGGCGGAGCTGCGCGAGCTGCTGGACCCGGAAGTCCTCACCGAGCTGGAGCAGGAGCTTCAGTGGCTCACCGAGGACCGCCGGATCAAGGACGTCGAAGGGGTCGCGGACCTGCTGCGCGTGCTCGGCCCCCTGACCGACGCCGAGCTGGCCGAGCGGGGCGCCGAGCCCTCCTGGGCGCCGGAGCTGGCCACGACCCGCCGGGCCATCCAGGTCCGGATCGCCGGGGCCGACCACTGGGCGGCGATCGAGGACGCGGGGAGGCTGCGGGACGCGCTGGGCACAGCACTCCCGGTCGGAGTTCCCGAGGCGTTCACCGAGCCGGTGAAGGACCCCCTCGGCGACCTCCTCGCCCGCTTCGCCCGGACGCACGGCCCGTTCACCGCCGCCCGGGCCGCCGAGCGGTTCGGCCTCGGCACCGCCGTCACGGACGGCGCGCTGCAACGGCTGGCCGCCTCCGGCCGGACCGTGCAGGGCGAGTTCCACCCGGCGGGCATCGGCCAGGAGTGGTGCGACGCCACCGTGCTGCGCCGGCTGCGGCGCCGTTCGCTGGCCGCGCTCCGCCAGGAGCTGGAGCCGGTGGAGCCCGCCGCGCTCGCCTCCTTCCTCCCCCAGTGGCAGCACTTCGGCTCCCACGGCCTGCGGGGCATCGACGGCCTGGCCCGCGCCGTCGAACAGCTCCAGGGAGCGCCCGTCCCCGCCTCGGCCCTGGAGAAGCTGATCCTGCCGAGCCGGGTCATGGGCTACACCCCGGCGATGCTGGACGAGCTGACGACGACGGGCGAGGTCGTCTGGGCGGGTGCGGGAGCACTGCCCGGCAAGGACGGCTGGCTCTCCCTCTACCCCGCCGACAGCGCACCCCTGCTCCTGCCCGCCCCGCACCCCCTGGAGCTGTCGGCGCTCCACGAATCCCTGCTCACCACTCTCTCCGGGGGATACGGCCTCTTCTTCCGGCAGATCGCCGACCAGGTCCGGGCCACCACCCACCCGGACTGCTCGGACCAGCAGCTCGCCGACGCCCTCTGGGAGCTGGCCTGGTCCGGCAGGCTCACCAACGACACCCTCGCCCCGCTGCGCTCCCTCCTGGGCTCCGGGCGGACGGCGGGCTCCACCGCCCACCGGGCCCGGCGCAACGTGCCCCGCGGGCGGTACGGATCCCTCACCGCGGCCGCCCGCCCCGCCTCCCGCACCGGCCCCCCGACGGTCTCCGGCCGCTGGTCCCTGCTGCCCCCCCGCGAGCCGGAGCCGACCCACCGCGCCCACGCCCTGGCCCGCACCCTTCTCGACCGGCACGGCGTGGTGACCCGCGGCGCGGTGCAGGCCGAAGGGGTGGAGGGCGGCTTCTCCGCGACGTACCGCATCCTGGCCGCCTTCGAGGACAGCGGCCAGGCCCGGCGGGGCTATGTGGTGGAGGGGCTGGGGGCGGCCCAGTTCGCGATGGACGGGGCGGTGGACCGGCTGCGGGCGGCCGCCACGGCCCGCGACCGCCGGGACCCGGGCACCGCGCCCCGCGCCCTGGTGCTCGCCGCCGCCGACCCGGCCAACGCGTACGGTGCCGCCCTGCCGTGGCCGGAGTCCCCGGACGCCGCGGGCCACAAGCCGGGGCGCAAGGCGGGGGCGCTGGTGGTCCTCGTCGACGGCGAGCTGACGCTCTACATGGAGCGCGGCGGCAAGTCCCTGCTCGCCTGGCCCTCCGACCCCGAGTCCCCCGCGCTGCTGGCGGCGGCCGAGGCGCTGGCCGCCTCCGCCCGTGCCGGAGCGCTCGGCACCGTGACGGTGGAGCGTACGAACGGGGTCTCGGCCCTCACCTCACCGCTGGGCCGGACCCTGGAGGCGGCCGGCTTCCTCGCCACCCCGAGAGGCCTGCGCCTGAGAGCCTGA